Proteins from a single region of Dasypus novemcinctus isolate mDasNov1 chromosome 16, mDasNov1.1.hap2, whole genome shotgun sequence:
- the LOC101430633 gene encoding olfactory receptor 2T11-like, whose translation MIFLIWLDSRLHTPMYFLLSQLSIMDLLYSSTIVPKIAADYLSLKNTISFVSCGIQLFLFTTLVGSEYLLLAVMAYDRYVAICHPLHYSVLMRPKVCAFMVSGTWLGALFNALVHTTYTLNLPYCSSLEIHHFFCEIPALLKLVCADTSTYENGLYVSSVAFLLIPIFIIMASYGKILFTVLRLGSNLGRRKALATCSSHMIVVSLFYGTAIIKYFLPKAYHTAELDEVVSVFYTIVTPMLNPLIYSLRNKEVTKAFSKLLISIKNKP comes from the coding sequence ATGATTTTCCTCATTTGGCTGGACTCTCGACTTCATACTCCTATGTACTTTCTTCTCAGTCAACTTTCCATCATGGACCTCTTGTACAGCTCCACTATCGTCCCAAAGATAGCTGCTGATTACCTATCTCTGAAAAATACCATTTCCTTTGTTAGCTGTGGAATTCAGCTCTTTCTTTTCACCACGCTTGTTGGATCTGAGTACCTTCTTCTGGCAGTCATGGcttatgaccgctatgtggctaTATGCCATCCTCTCCATTACTCAGTCCTCATGCGCCCTAAAGTCTGTGCCTTCATGGTGTCTGGCACCTGGCTGGGTGCACTGTTCAATGCCTTGGTCCATACTACATATACTCTGAATCTCCCTTATTGCTCTTCCTTGGAAATTCATCATTTTTTCTGTGAGATCCCAGCTCTCCTGAAACTTGTTTGTGCTGATACATCTACTTATGAAAATGGGCTTTATGTCAGTAGTGTTGCTTTCCTTCTCATTCCAATATTTATCATTATGGCTTCATATGGGAAGATACTTTTTACTGTTTTGAGATTAGGCTCAAACTTAGGGAGGAGAAAGGCTTTGGCAACCTGTTCCTCCCATATGATAGTGGTGTCTCTCTTCTATGGAACAGCTATCATCAAGTACTTTCTACCAAAAGCCTACCATACAGCTGAGCTGGACGAAGTTGTGTCTGTCTTTTACACCATTGTCACTCCCATGCTCAATCCCCTCATTTATAGTCTTCGAAACAAAGAGGTGACTAAAGCCTTCAGTAAACTTCTGATATCAATCAAGAATAAGCCATAA